The segment GGCCGCCGAAATGCCGGGCGGAGACGGCCCGCTCGAAGCGGCCGAAGATCCGTTGCCGATCCTCGGGCGCAACGCCGATCCCGCGGTCGCGCACGAGGAGCACGGCCTTGTGATCCTCGGTGAAGAGCTCCACGTCGACGGGCCGGCCCTCGCCGTATTTGAACGCGTTGGAGAGGAGGTTGGTCACCACCTGCTCGAGGCGAACCCGATCCCACCGCCCCGGGACCGGCACGGTATGCAGCGCGATCGTGCTGCCGGAGCGCTGCGACTCCGGCTGCATCCGCTCCACCACCTCGCGCACGAGCGCGGCGAGGTCGAGCCGCTCGGCAGCGAGCTCGACGCGGCTCTCGGTGAGGCGCGACGCGTCGAGGAGCGTGCGCACCAGCGTCGCGAAGCGCTTGAGGTGGAGCTCGCTACCGTCGATGAGCGCGCCGAGCCGCGCCGCGTCGAGCGGCGCCCCACGTTCCACCTCCCGCAGCTGCCTGCGGAGGAGCTGCATCCGCGTCTGCAGCGGGGTGAGCGGCGTGAGCAACTCGTGGGAGGCGATGGAGAGGAAGTCGTCGCGGAGTCGGATCGCCGCCTGCGCCTCCGACCAGGCCCTGCCGCGTGCGGCGACCAGCGCGATCCGGTCGGCCAGATCCCCGGCCCGCATCCGATCGGTCGCGTCGTGGTGGCGACCCTGCCCTCCGAAGGCGAAGCCCAGCCAGCCCATGGCGGGCGCGCTCGGATCGGCGACGAGGTGGAGCGGCGCGATGGGGGCGCAGAGGACGCTCGCCACGCCGGCAGCCCGGAGCTGCGGCGGTAGCGCGTCGCCGCGGGCGAGAAAGGTGCGCCGCTCCGCCCGCGCCCAGCTCTCGCTGCGCCCACAGGCCCGCAGCGCGTCGACGAGAGCGGGATCCCCCGCCGCCCCCTGCTCCGGGATCCCCTCGATCTCGACGAGCGCCGCATCCCCGAGGAGCGGGACGCAGAGCGCCGCCACCTCCCCCAGCTGGCTGTCGAGCTCGAGGCTCGCCGCCAGGCGCCGACTCACCTCCGCCACCAGCTCGAGGCTTGCCGCAGCGCGGCGCTGCACGGTTACGTCGGTGGCGGTTCCGGCGGCACGCACCGGCAGGCCGTCCGCCACCACCGCCTTGCCGCGGACGTGGAAATCGAGGTGGTGGCCTGCGGCGTGGCGCAGGCGCACGTCGAGATCGCTCGCCGTCCCGTCCCGCAGGTGGGCCTGCAGGTGCTGGAGCGCCAGCTGCCTGTCGTCCGGATGGACGAATTCGAGGAGGTCAGCAGGCGTTCGCGGGGCCTGCTCCCGCCGGTAGCCCAGGCTCTCGAGGAAGCGCTCGTTGAGGTAGGCGGTGCCCGCGTGGAGATCGACGTCCCACAGCCCTGCATCGGCTGCATCGAGCACCATGCGGAAGCGTTCCTCGTTCCGCCGGATCGTCTCCATGGCCGCGCGCTGCTGCCGAATCTCGAGGGCCGCGGCCTTCTCCACCATCTGGCGGAGCCGATCCGCCTCCGCGCCGGATGCAGCCGCCTCGGACTCGGCGAGGCGCCGCCGCCGCTGCTGCACGATCAGCTCGGTGGTTCCCAATCCGGCGAGGCCGAAGGCGAGGAGGGGGCCTACCAGCTGGCCGGGCGTGCGGTCGGGCGCCGCCCGCACGAGCTGCGCGGCGAAGAGCATGGAGCACAGCAGGGAGAAGAGGGCGGGGCCGCGCCCCCCGAGCCAGGC is part of the Vulgatibacter sp. genome and harbors:
- a CDS encoding ATP-binding protein, with amino-acid sequence MELQGTRGEIGDRGAIVWILSALIASLAAGVSFALAPLLQGAVFPFFLLAVAFAAWLGGRGPALFSLLCSMLFAAQLVRAAPDRTPGQLVGPLLAFGLAGLGTTELIVQQRRRRLAESEAAASGAEADRLRQMVEKAAALEIRQQRAAMETIRRNEERFRMVLDAADAGLWDVDLHAGTAYLNERFLESLGYRREQAPRTPADLLEFVHPDDRQLALQHLQAHLRDGTASDLDVRLRHAAGHHLDFHVRGKAVVADGLPVRAAGTATDVTVQRRAAASLELVAEVSRRLAASLELDSQLGEVAALCVPLLGDAALVEIEGIPEQGAAGDPALVDALRACGRSESWARAERRTFLARGDALPPQLRAAGVASVLCAPIAPLHLVADPSAPAMGWLGFAFGGQGRHHDATDRMRAGDLADRIALVAARGRAWSEAQAAIRLRDDFLSIASHELLTPLTPLQTRMQLLRRQLREVERGAPLDAARLGALIDGSELHLKRFATLVRTLLDASRLTESRVELAAERLDLAALVREVVERMQPESQRSGSTIALHTVPVPGRWDRVRLEQVVTNLLSNAFKYGEGRPVDVELFTEDHKAVLLVRDRGIGVAPEDRQRIFGRFERAVSARHFGGLGLGLYLVQQIVAAHDGVVLLESGGGSGTTFRVELPVTA